Proteins from one Mycolicibacter virginiensis genomic window:
- a CDS encoding Fur family transcriptional regulator, with amino-acid sequence MTAPGVRSTRQRAAISALLETVEDFRSAQELHDALRERGENIGLTTVYRTLQAMATAGQVDTLRSDTGEAVYRRCSEHHHHHLVCRDCGATVEVGDREVEEWAARIAAEHDYSDVGHTIEIFGTCADCRK; translated from the coding sequence TTGACCGCCCCCGGCGTGCGCTCCACCCGGCAGCGGGCGGCGATCTCTGCGTTGCTGGAGACCGTCGAGGACTTCCGGTCGGCCCAGGAGCTGCACGACGCCCTGCGTGAGCGCGGCGAGAACATCGGACTGACCACCGTCTATCGCACCTTGCAGGCAATGGCCACGGCCGGCCAGGTCGACACGCTACGATCCGACACCGGCGAAGCGGTGTACCGGCGCTGTTCGGAGCATCACCACCACCACCTGGTTTGTCGCGACTGCGGGGCCACCGTCGAGGTGGGCGACCGCGAAGTCGAAGAGTGGGCGGCCCGGATCGCCGCCGAGCACGACTACTCCGACGTCGGGCACACGATCGAGATCTTCGGCACCTGCGCCGATTGCCGGAAGTGA
- a CDS encoding ArsR/SmtB family transcription factor, which translates to MPSSASGLVADGHQHTGPAFPATPPREILDAAGELLRALAAPVRIAIVLQLQESQRCVHELVDALGVPQPLVSQHLKILKAAGVVAGERSGREVLYRLADHHLAHIAIDAVAHAGEDR; encoded by the coding sequence TGGTCTGGTGGCCGACGGCCACCAACACACCGGTCCTGCCTTCCCCGCGACACCACCGCGGGAGATCCTCGACGCCGCCGGGGAATTGCTGCGCGCGCTGGCCGCTCCGGTGCGCATCGCGATCGTGCTGCAGCTGCAGGAGTCGCAGCGCTGCGTGCACGAACTCGTCGACGCGCTGGGCGTGCCGCAGCCGCTGGTCAGTCAGCATCTGAAGATCCTCAAGGCCGCCGGGGTGGTCGCCGGGGAACGCTCCGGCCGCGAAGTGCTCTACCGACTGGCCGATCATCACTTGGCGCACATCGCCATTGACGCAGTGGCCCATGCCGGTGAGGACCGTTGA